A single Desulfitobacterium chlororespirans DSM 11544 DNA region contains:
- a CDS encoding thiolase family protein: MSEKVIQKLEHTRKNYYKDAEIAAYGERKPDYSTLGRKIENTYARQRQVVCVEACRTPYGKSLGALLEYDAAQLGALAIKEVLRRTGGKVAPGEVDYVIMGHVVQAGSGQVSSRQATLLAGLPEHVPSITVNKVCSSGVKTIDLGVQMIALGRAEIVIAGGQESMSTIPFSLPDMRRGRKMGLPNIDCVDLMVKDGLWDSFYERHMAIHGSEVADEFGYSREEQDEWALHSQLAASAAIAAGKLDAEIFPVAVKKGKETLERDEGPRANTTLEGLAKLGPVFDHVSAVTGKPGSVTAGNAPGTNDGGDVCLLMSRAKADELGLKPLFSIVDYAEVSQPTKDIATVPGLSIKKVLEQNKLTLDDVKLIEINEAFAAVALVSARTILGMTKEQMYEKVNVNGGAIAYGHPIGATGARIVMTLAYELKRRGGGYGVCGICAGHAQGDAMLIYVDPD, translated from the coding sequence ATGTCAGAAAAAGTGATTCAGAAACTTGAACACACCAGAAAAAACTATTACAAAGATGCTGAAATTGCCGCTTACGGTGAAAGAAAGCCGGATTACTCGACCCTGGGAAGAAAAATTGAGAATACCTATGCCAGGCAGCGTCAAGTCGTCTGTGTGGAAGCCTGCCGGACACCCTATGGCAAGTCGCTGGGGGCCCTGCTGGAGTACGATGCGGCTCAATTAGGAGCACTGGCTATTAAAGAAGTTCTCCGGCGGACGGGGGGAAAAGTCGCCCCAGGTGAAGTGGATTATGTGATCATGGGTCATGTCGTGCAGGCGGGCAGCGGTCAGGTCTCCAGCCGCCAAGCCACTCTTTTGGCGGGATTGCCGGAACATGTGCCTTCCATTACGGTCAATAAAGTATGCTCCTCCGGTGTCAAGACCATTGATCTGGGGGTGCAAATGATTGCTTTAGGCAGGGCGGAAATAGTCATTGCCGGCGGACAGGAGAGCATGAGCACTATTCCTTTCTCACTGCCGGACATGCGCAGGGGCCGGAAGATGGGGCTTCCCAATATCGACTGTGTTGATCTGATGGTCAAGGATGGTCTTTGGGATTCCTTTTATGAGCGCCATATGGCCATTCACGGTTCTGAAGTGGCCGATGAATTCGGCTACAGCCGGGAGGAGCAGGACGAATGGGCCCTCCATTCACAGCTCGCCGCCTCGGCAGCGATCGCTGCCGGGAAGCTTGATGCTGAAATCTTTCCGGTGGCCGTTAAAAAGGGCAAAGAAACCCTGGAAAGAGATGAAGGCCCCCGTGCCAATACCACCCTGGAAGGCTTGGCTAAGCTTGGCCCCGTTTTTGATCATGTTAGTGCTGTAACCGGGAAGCCTGGCAGTGTAACCGCCGGCAATGCGCCGGGAACAAACGACGGCGGGGATGTCTGTCTCCTGATGAGCCGGGCGAAAGCCGATGAACTCGGCCTCAAACCCCTTTTTTCCATTGTGGACTATGCCGAAGTTTCCCAGCCCACCAAGGATATTGCTACCGTTCCCGGGCTTTCGATCAAGAAAGTCCTAGAACAAAACAAGCTGACCCTTGATGATGTAAAGCTCATCGAAATCAATGAAGCCTTTGCTGCGGTCGCCCTGGTGAGCGCCCGCACGATTCTGGGTATGACCAAGGAACAAATGTATGAAAAAGTCAATGTCAACGGCGGAGCCATTGCCTATGGGCATCCCATTGGAGCGACCGGAGCCAGAATCGTCATGACCTTAGCCTATGAGCTAAAGCGCCGGGGGGGCGGTTATGGAGTGTGTGGCATCTGTGCGGGGCATGCCCAGGGTGATGCCATGCTCATCTATGTGGACCCTGATTGA
- a CDS encoding tyrosine-type recombinase/integrase: MANIFDIPLPSYAYTYINHLGVINRSPHTQKAYAQELLLFLQFICDYKPGFPPSPSALTIGHLQQVQHTDVEAYLNWARTQRKNGVRALARKQAAIKSFYRYLLREDLILKDITIKLNPISQNQKAPKALEPEQIADLVDIIETGTGLSEGQLKYHLYTEKRDYAIFLTFIGTGLRLSELYGLSLQSIDFNKGCFAVIRKGNKETNIYFNAEVATAIQDYIKNERPRYVLQHTEALFLSIQGNRMSKRAIQDLIKKYMAILQNFGHNTEGYSAHKLRSTFATLLLRETENLAIVQDALGHSDPRTTRIYAKVLDEQLRRAADHIKFR, from the coding sequence ATGGCAAATATTTTTGATATCCCTCTCCCCTCTTATGCTTATACATACATCAACCATCTGGGGGTAATCAACAGGTCCCCCCACACTCAGAAAGCTTATGCCCAGGAACTCTTGCTCTTTTTGCAATTTATTTGTGACTACAAACCGGGCTTTCCTCCCTCCCCTTCTGCCTTGACCATCGGACACCTTCAGCAGGTTCAACATACTGATGTTGAAGCCTATTTAAATTGGGCCCGCACCCAAAGAAAAAACGGAGTAAGAGCCTTAGCCCGCAAACAAGCTGCGATCAAGTCCTTTTACCGATATTTATTGCGGGAGGATCTGATCTTAAAAGATATCACCATAAAGCTCAATCCCATCTCTCAGAATCAGAAAGCCCCCAAAGCCCTTGAGCCGGAGCAGATCGCCGATTTGGTGGATATTATTGAGACTGGCACCGGCTTAAGTGAAGGCCAACTTAAGTATCATCTCTATACAGAGAAAAGGGATTATGCCATCTTCCTGACCTTCATCGGTACGGGATTGCGCTTAAGTGAGCTATATGGCCTGAGTTTACAAAGCATCGACTTTAATAAAGGCTGTTTTGCCGTCATTCGCAAAGGAAATAAAGAAACCAATATCTATTTTAACGCCGAAGTGGCCACAGCCATCCAGGATTATATCAAGAATGAACGTCCCCGCTATGTGCTCCAGCATACCGAGGCCTTGTTCCTCTCTATCCAGGGCAACCGCATGAGCAAGCGTGCCATTCAGGATCTGATCAAAAAATATATGGCCATTCTGCAAAACTTTGGCCATAATACGGAGGGCTATAGTGCTCATAAACTGCGTTCGACCTTTGCCACCCTCCTGCTCCGGGAAACTGAAAATCTGGCCATCGTTCAGGATGCTCTTGGTCACAGCGACCCCAGGACGACAAGAATTTATGCCAAGGTCCTCGATGAACAGCTTAGACGTGCAGCGGATCATATTAAATTCAGGTAA
- a CDS encoding histidine phosphatase family protein: protein MIYLVRQGQTDWNLLKKFNGCTETELNQTGIAQAKQQAENLKNVSFDECFCSPQKRARQTCEIIYKGQIVSDERLAEINCGEFEGTAETAEAMKLFWQAAMNGDKGTESFKDFTKRNSSFCDMIMEEHRGKNILIVTHAANTRVINYYFSGKPKDYDFAKAVAKNGEVTTFENCKI from the coding sequence ATGATATACCTTGTACGTCAGGGTCAAACCGATTGGAACTTATTAAAGAAATTCAACGGCTGTACGGAAACCGAGTTAAATCAAACTGGAATAGCACAGGCAAAACAGCAAGCTGAAAACTTGAAGAATGTTAGTTTTGATGAGTGCTTTTGTAGTCCTCAAAAACGGGCCCGTCAAACCTGCGAAATTATCTATAAAGGGCAAATTGTATCTGATGAAAGACTTGCCGAAATAAATTGCGGCGAATTTGAGGGTACAGCAGAAACTGCGGAAGCAATGAAGTTATTTTGGCAGGCAGCTATGAACGGCGATAAGGGCACGGAAAGTTTCAAAGATTTTACGAAACGAAACAGCAGTTTTTGCGATATGATTATGGAAGAACATAGAGGAAAGAATATCTTAATTGTTACTCACGCTGCAAATACACGAGTAATAAACTATTATTTCAGCGGCAAGCCCAAAGACTATGATTTCGCTAAAGCCGTTGCCAAAAACGGTGAGGTAACTACATTTGAAAACTGCAAAATCTGA
- a CDS encoding cobalamin B12-binding domain-containing protein, which produces MGLAMEQARIRVLVGKPGLDGHDRGAKVIARALRDGGMEVIYSGLHQTPEQIVAAAIQEDVDVIGLSILSGSHMTVFPRVRELLEEQHAEDIIVMGGGTLPEEDVKALIEGGCAEALFTPGTPTTDIIQWIKDRVEQKQG; this is translated from the coding sequence ATGGGATTAGCCATGGAACAAGCGCGCATTCGTGTTTTGGTGGGCAAACCAGGTTTAGATGGCCATGACCGGGGTGCGAAAGTCATCGCCCGCGCCTTACGTGACGGGGGAATGGAAGTCATCTATTCGGGACTGCATCAAACTCCTGAACAAATTGTCGCAGCGGCGATTCAAGAGGATGTGGATGTGATCGGGCTCAGTATCTTATCCGGTTCCCATATGACTGTCTTTCCAAGGGTTAGAGAACTTCTTGAGGAGCAGCATGCTGAAGATATTATTGTCATGGGAGGGGGAACCCTGCCTGAAGAAGATGTTAAAGCATTAATTGAAGGCGGATGCGCGGAAGCGCTTTTTACTCCGGGCACACCGACAACCGATATTATTCAGTGGATCAAGGATAGAGTTGAGCAAAAACAAGGCTAA
- a CDS encoding CoA transferase subunit A, with amino-acid sequence MARPQHVSLTEAIGQIKDGDMLTFGGFTVWRRPMAAIYEIIRQKKRSLHLVEVNGGTHDDMLVGAGCVGVWESCWSGHELYGKLGGNLARKIENKEILYEDWSHIHALYRLAAAAKGVPFLPTYSAIGCDMLNPENDNLGKAGLRDGSNRHIGKHKFITYKEPFTDSEITLIPAASPDWCITHVQMVGEEGTVRVDGLRFSDEEAIKASKHNIIIAEQVVPEEYLRREPTRNMLPGYFVDYIVELPWGAHPTGLYGAYEPDGPFINDFFKSTRTQEGFDQWAEEWIFGVKDFGEYLSKLGITRLENLRANPALGYSSKLKRG; translated from the coding sequence ATGGCAAGACCGCAACATGTTAGTTTAACGGAAGCCATCGGCCAAATCAAGGATGGAGATATGCTGACCTTTGGTGGCTTTACAGTCTGGCGCCGCCCTATGGCCGCCATTTACGAGATTATCCGCCAGAAGAAACGGAGTCTGCATTTGGTTGAAGTCAACGGCGGGACCCATGATGATATGCTGGTGGGAGCCGGCTGTGTCGGGGTATGGGAATCCTGCTGGAGCGGACATGAACTTTATGGCAAATTAGGGGGCAATCTGGCCCGTAAAATCGAAAATAAAGAAATTTTATATGAAGACTGGTCCCATATTCATGCTTTATACCGCTTAGCCGCCGCGGCTAAGGGAGTTCCTTTCCTGCCCACTTATTCGGCCATAGGCTGCGATATGCTCAATCCTGAGAATGATAACCTGGGCAAAGCAGGGCTCCGGGACGGCTCCAACCGCCATATCGGCAAACATAAATTTATCACTTATAAAGAGCCCTTTACGGATTCCGAAATCACCCTGATCCCAGCGGCCAGCCCTGATTGGTGCATCACCCATGTCCAGATGGTCGGGGAGGAAGGAACCGTCCGGGTGGATGGCTTAAGATTCAGCGACGAAGAAGCCATCAAAGCCTCAAAGCACAATATCATTATCGCCGAGCAAGTTGTTCCTGAGGAGTATCTGCGGCGTGAACCAACCCGCAATATGCTTCCCGGCTATTTCGTGGATTATATCGTCGAATTGCCCTGGGGCGCTCATCCCACCGGCTTATACGGCGCCTATGAGCCTGATGGTCCTTTTATCAATGACTTCTTTAAGTCTACCCGTACTCAGGAAGGCTTCGACCAATGGGCTGAAGAGTGGATCTTCGGGGTTAAAGATTTCGGGGAATATTTAAGCAAGCTGGGGATTACACGACTGGAAAACCTGCGGGCCAACCCTGCTTTAGGTTATTCTTCAAAATTAAAAAGGGGGTAA
- the meaB gene encoding methylmalonyl Co-A mutase-associated GTPase MeaB, with the protein MKTSAWEPWLERLWQGDKRAAAKLMSHVEDDQGRVEIMCRILPRTGQRMVLGITGPPGAGKSSLVGALTQLYREQRDKVGIVAVDPSSPYSGGAILGDRIRMQSHGTDPGVFIRSMGTRGHLGGVARFTTDVLKILEAAGYERLILETVGVGQSELEIMECADTVLLVLNPGTGDGIQAIKAGIMEIADIFIVNKADLPGAERLKNDIEMALDLNGARAWRAPVVMTSTLEQRGLNELHEHIAKHQEFLTESGKCRERRHNAFKQEVWRHWEAIARQAFATAWQNLPKSEGDDLEPGNPYTLAEEIWASIVSGRFTDRSAH; encoded by the coding sequence TTGAAAACCAGCGCATGGGAGCCTTGGTTAGAGCGCCTTTGGCAGGGGGATAAACGGGCCGCGGCTAAACTCATGTCTCACGTGGAGGATGACCAGGGACGAGTGGAGATTATGTGCCGCATCCTGCCCAGAACCGGTCAACGCATGGTCCTCGGCATAACCGGACCGCCGGGCGCAGGTAAAAGCTCCTTAGTCGGAGCACTCACTCAGCTCTATCGGGAACAGCGTGATAAGGTTGGCATCGTAGCCGTTGATCCCAGCAGTCCCTATTCCGGAGGGGCCATTCTGGGCGATAGAATCCGCATGCAGTCCCATGGCACGGATCCGGGAGTGTTCATACGGAGTATGGGAACCCGGGGGCACTTAGGCGGAGTGGCGCGGTTTACAACCGATGTCTTAAAAATATTGGAAGCTGCCGGATATGAACGTCTCATCCTGGAAACCGTCGGAGTAGGACAATCAGAATTAGAAATCATGGAATGTGCCGATACCGTCCTGCTTGTTTTAAACCCGGGAACCGGCGATGGCATTCAAGCCATCAAAGCCGGTATCATGGAAATTGCCGATATCTTTATTGTCAATAAAGCCGACTTACCAGGAGCCGAACGCCTTAAGAACGATATTGAAATGGCTTTGGATCTGAATGGTGCCAGAGCCTGGCGGGCACCTGTCGTCATGACCAGCACGCTTGAGCAGCGTGGACTTAATGAGCTTCACGAGCACATTGCCAAGCACCAAGAGTTTCTGACCGAGTCGGGAAAATGCCGCGAACGCCGTCACAATGCTTTCAAACAAGAGGTTTGGCGGCACTGGGAAGCCATTGCGCGGCAGGCCTTTGCCACAGCCTGGCAAAACCTGCCCAAGTCTGAGGGAGATGACCTTGAACCTGGCAATCCTTACACACTTGCCGAAGAGATCTGGGCATCTATTGTTTCCGGGAGGTTTACCGACCGTTCCGCTCATTAA
- a CDS encoding CoA-transferase subunit beta — translation MESKKEHSKIGEFKPMDLLACAAAREVRDGEVVFAGTGLPMLAIMLAQKTQAPTAVCIYESGSIDGRPIDLPTSVADARCSYQAAVADGLMDAFSQLQSGRVDLAYLGGAEVDMYGNVNTTFMGGPAGKRLTGSGGNTDIHSLARRSVLIMPQINQKRRFVEKVSYITSPGWKFPHGPNREWVPKQEVYGSAFRGGPAAVISDMGIYRFDENGELYLDTVHPGFSAEDCRDNCCFDLNISKVKGETPTPTYEELELLHKVIDPEGIIMK, via the coding sequence ATGGAAAGCAAGAAAGAACATTCAAAGATCGGAGAATTTAAACCCATGGATCTCCTGGCCTGTGCAGCTGCGCGGGAGGTCAGGGATGGGGAAGTTGTTTTTGCCGGCACAGGACTGCCCATGCTGGCCATCATGTTGGCTCAAAAAACCCAAGCGCCTACAGCGGTTTGTATCTATGAATCCGGTTCAATCGATGGCCGTCCTATTGATTTACCCACTTCGGTCGCCGATGCCCGCTGCAGCTATCAGGCTGCTGTGGCCGACGGCCTGATGGATGCCTTCAGCCAGCTTCAATCAGGGAGAGTCGACCTGGCTTACCTGGGTGGAGCCGAGGTGGACATGTACGGGAATGTCAACACAACCTTCATGGGCGGCCCCGCCGGCAAACGCCTCACCGGCAGCGGAGGAAATACGGATATCCATTCCCTGGCCAGAAGAAGTGTGCTGATTATGCCTCAGATCAATCAAAAACGCCGCTTTGTGGAAAAGGTCAGCTATATCACTTCACCGGGATGGAAATTTCCCCATGGACCCAATCGGGAATGGGTCCCCAAGCAAGAAGTATATGGCTCCGCCTTCAGAGGCGGCCCGGCAGCCGTTATCTCCGATATGGGGATTTATCGCTTCGATGAAAACGGCGAACTATATCTTGATACTGTTCATCCCGGATTTTCAGCGGAAGATTGCCGCGATAACTGCTGTTTTGATCTGAATATCTCCAAAGTCAAGGGCGAGACACCCACTCCGACTTATGAAGAATTGGAACTCCTTCACAAAGTGATTGACCCCGAAGGGATTATTATGAAGTAG
- a CDS encoding acyl-CoA mutase large subunit family protein, translating to MQEDFSRWQKSYQEQKERQGPFMTVSSAPIAPLYAPDNTPEIDFEKDISYPGAYPYTRGVRTNMYRGRLWTMRQFAGFATAVESNQRYKFLLSQGQTGLSVAFDMPTIMGYDSDHPRAYGEVGRVGVAIDSLQDMETLFKDIPLDQVSTSMTTNAPAAILWSMYLVAAEKQGVPAHKLTGTIQNDILKEYIAQKSWIFPPEPSLRLITDIFAFARDHVPKWNTISISGYHIREAGATALQELAFTLADGFTYVEAGIKAGLDVDDFAPRLSFFFNSHTDFFEEIAKYRAARRIWARHMKENYGAKKEESLLLRFHTQTAGCSLTAQQPENNIIRTAYQAMSAVLGGTQSLHTNSMDEVLALPSEKAVQIALRTQQILAYETGIVNTIDPLAGSYFVEALTQQMEEGAEEYFRKIEERGGVLAAIHQNFFQQEIADAAYRYQKEIEGKDRIIVGVNGFQTEEALEIDLLKIDPEIERNQAQRVKELRTTRDNLHVKNTLAALKATALSSDNLIPKIIDAVRAYATEGEIVAVLKEVFGEYREQSVF from the coding sequence ATGCAAGAAGATTTTAGCCGTTGGCAAAAATCCTACCAGGAGCAGAAAGAGCGCCAAGGGCCCTTTATGACTGTTTCCAGCGCCCCAATCGCTCCTCTTTATGCTCCGGATAACACTCCTGAAATCGATTTTGAAAAAGATATTAGCTACCCGGGGGCATACCCTTATACACGGGGTGTCCGCACCAACATGTACCGTGGCCGGCTTTGGACAATGCGGCAATTTGCCGGCTTCGCCACTGCTGTGGAATCCAATCAGCGGTATAAGTTCCTGCTCAGTCAAGGTCAAACCGGATTAAGTGTCGCTTTCGATATGCCAACCATCATGGGCTACGACTCCGACCACCCACGGGCCTATGGCGAAGTGGGCAGGGTAGGGGTTGCTATTGACTCCCTTCAGGATATGGAGACTTTATTTAAAGATATCCCCCTGGATCAAGTCAGCACCTCGATGACTACCAATGCTCCTGCGGCTATTTTATGGTCTATGTATCTTGTCGCGGCGGAAAAACAAGGAGTTCCTGCCCACAAACTTACAGGAACCATCCAAAACGATATCTTAAAAGAATACATTGCTCAAAAATCCTGGATTTTCCCACCGGAACCTTCTCTCCGCCTGATCACAGATATTTTCGCCTTTGCCCGGGATCATGTTCCTAAATGGAACACGATCAGCATCAGCGGCTACCATATTCGGGAAGCCGGGGCAACGGCTCTTCAAGAGTTAGCCTTTACCCTGGCGGATGGCTTCACCTATGTTGAAGCAGGAATCAAGGCCGGCCTGGATGTGGATGATTTTGCACCGCGGCTCTCCTTCTTCTTTAACTCTCATACCGACTTCTTTGAAGAAATCGCTAAATATCGTGCCGCCCGCCGGATTTGGGCAAGGCATATGAAAGAAAATTATGGCGCCAAAAAAGAGGAAAGCCTGCTGCTCCGTTTTCATACACAGACTGCAGGGTGCTCACTGACGGCACAGCAGCCTGAGAATAATATCATTCGCACAGCCTATCAGGCTATGTCGGCGGTGCTGGGAGGAACACAGTCCCTGCATACTAATTCTATGGATGAAGTTCTGGCCTTACCTTCGGAAAAAGCCGTTCAGATCGCTTTACGGACTCAGCAAATTCTGGCCTATGAGACAGGGATCGTCAATACCATTGATCCCCTGGCCGGCTCCTATTTCGTAGAGGCTTTAACCCAGCAAATGGAGGAGGGGGCTGAAGAATACTTCCGTAAAATTGAAGAACGGGGCGGGGTTCTTGCCGCAATTCATCAGAACTTTTTCCAGCAGGAAATTGCCGATGCAGCTTATCGCTATCAAAAGGAAATCGAAGGAAAAGACCGCATTATCGTTGGGGTCAACGGGTTCCAAACTGAAGAGGCCCTGGAAATTGACCTTTTAAAAATTGATCCTGAAATCGAAAGAAACCAGGCTCAACGGGTTAAAGAACTGAGAACCACCCGGGATAACTTACACGTCAAAAACACTCTAGCCGCTTTAAAAGCAACTGCCCTGAGCTCAGATAATCTTATCCCGAAAATCATTGATGCCGTTCGGGCTTACGCCACCGAAGGGGAAATCGTCGCTGTCCTCAAAGAGGTTTTTGGGGAATACAGGGAACAGTCTGTATTTTAA
- a CDS encoding 3-hydroxybutyryl-CoA dehydrogenase produces the protein MKRIMIIGAGQMGGGIAQVAAQAGYSVILNDLKEEFVTRGLSVIEKNLRRNVEKGKLEATECAAILGRITQSTALQDAAAADLVIEAAVENMVIKSQLFTQLDEICPEHTILATNTSSLPITEIAAFTQRPDRVIGMHFMNPVPVMKLVEVIRGLATSDEVYQTIEALSQEMGKTPVEVNDAPGFVANRILIPMINEAVYTLYEGIATVEDIDQVMKLGMNHPMGPLALADLIGLDTVLSISEILHEGLGDKYRPCPLLRKYVKAGWYGRKSGRGFYQY, from the coding sequence ATGAAAAGAATCATGATTATTGGTGCAGGACAAATGGGTGGTGGCATAGCACAGGTTGCTGCCCAAGCAGGCTATTCAGTTATTCTCAATGATCTTAAAGAAGAATTCGTAACCCGCGGGCTGAGTGTGATTGAGAAAAACCTGAGACGCAATGTGGAAAAAGGAAAGCTTGAAGCCACAGAATGTGCAGCAATTTTAGGACGCATTACCCAATCCACCGCTTTGCAGGATGCAGCCGCAGCTGACCTGGTTATTGAGGCAGCCGTAGAAAATATGGTGATCAAGAGTCAGCTTTTTACTCAACTGGATGAGATTTGTCCGGAGCATACCATTCTGGCAACGAATACATCCTCTCTCCCCATAACGGAGATTGCTGCCTTTACTCAACGTCCCGACCGGGTTATCGGTATGCACTTTATGAATCCGGTTCCGGTGATGAAGCTGGTGGAAGTCATTCGCGGCCTGGCCACCAGCGACGAAGTCTATCAAACCATTGAAGCCTTAAGTCAGGAAATGGGAAAAACCCCTGTGGAGGTCAATGATGCCCCTGGATTTGTGGCCAACCGTATCTTAATCCCCATGATCAATGAAGCCGTTTATACCCTTTATGAAGGGATTGCCACGGTTGAAGATATTGATCAGGTGATGAAACTGGGGATGAATCATCCCATGGGCCCCTTAGCTTTGGCAGATTTAATCGGCTTGGATACAGTGCTGTCCATCTCCGAAATTCTTCATGAAGGTCTGGGGGACAAATATCGTCCCTGCCCGCTTCTGCGCAAATATGTTAAAGCCGGTTGGTACGGAAGAAAATCCGGTCGTGGTTTTTACCAATATTAA
- a CDS encoding acyl-CoA dehydrogenase family protein — protein sequence MNFELSSETLMIRDMVRKFAQNQLAPLAPELDKSHEFPMATWNKMRELGLTGFPIPEEWGGGGGSYLDFAIIVEELAKACASTAVITSVHTGLGCMSMYLYGSQQLKEKYLERLATGEIIGAYALTEPNAGSDAGALRCKAEDRGDHFLVNGGKIFITNGTVATTFCTFVKTDPTQPKGKGITCLLIEKDLPGFTISKPVEKMGMHGSPTVELNFENVKVPKENVLGEINNGFAVAMGLLAGGRITIGAQGLGIAEGSLDYTINYIKERQQFDKPLAANQGVQFMIADMATKIEAAQMLIYRAAWLKDHQLPHNKEASMAKLFATDVAMEVTTNCVQLLGGYGYCSEYPVERMMRDAKITQIYEGSNQIQRMIIGREVIGRF from the coding sequence GTGAATTTTGAACTGAGCAGTGAAACGTTGATGATCAGAGACATGGTCAGAAAATTTGCCCAAAATCAACTGGCACCTCTTGCCCCGGAATTGGACAAATCCCATGAGTTTCCCATGGCTACCTGGAACAAAATGAGAGAACTTGGGCTGACCGGCTTTCCGATTCCTGAAGAATGGGGCGGCGGGGGAGGTTCTTACCTGGATTTTGCAATTATTGTGGAAGAGCTGGCCAAAGCCTGCGCATCGACAGCGGTTATTACCAGTGTGCACACCGGTTTAGGCTGTATGAGCATGTACCTCTACGGCAGCCAGCAGTTAAAAGAGAAATACCTGGAGAGATTGGCTACAGGGGAGATTATCGGGGCTTATGCCCTGACTGAGCCCAACGCCGGCTCAGATGCCGGTGCGCTCCGCTGCAAAGCCGAAGACCGGGGGGATCATTTTCTGGTCAATGGCGGCAAGATTTTCATCACCAATGGCACGGTAGCCACAACTTTCTGCACTTTCGTCAAGACCGATCCTACCCAGCCTAAAGGGAAAGGGATCACTTGCCTGCTGATTGAAAAAGATCTGCCCGGATTTACCATCAGCAAACCTGTCGAGAAGATGGGCATGCATGGTTCACCTACTGTAGAGCTTAATTTTGAAAATGTCAAAGTCCCCAAAGAAAATGTCCTTGGGGAGATCAATAACGGATTTGCCGTGGCCATGGGGCTGCTGGCCGGAGGGCGGATCACCATTGGGGCTCAAGGGCTGGGAATTGCTGAAGGTTCCCTTGACTATACCATCAACTATATCAAGGAGCGGCAGCAGTTTGATAAACCCTTGGCTGCCAATCAAGGGGTCCAATTCATGATCGCTGACATGGCCACGAAAATCGAGGCGGCGCAAATGCTCATCTACAGAGCGGCCTGGCTCAAAGATCATCAATTGCCCCATAACAAAGAAGCATCCATGGCCAAGCTTTTTGCTACCGATGTGGCCATGGAAGTCACTACGAATTGTGTGCAGTTATTAGGGGGCTATGGTTATTGTTCCGAGTACCCGGTGGAGCGCATGATGCGGGATGCTAAGATCACCCAAATCTATGAAGGCTCCAATCAGATTCAGCGCATGATCATCGGACGCGAAGTCATTGGGCGTTTTTGA